In Chitinispirillales bacterium, the following are encoded in one genomic region:
- the tsf gene encoding translation elongation factor Ts produces MDITASMVAQLREKTGLGMMDCKKALTEADGNMAFAVENLRKKGAATAAKRSGKATKEGKVVSVTDGKFSAIIEINCETEPVAKVEDFTNLLEDIKKAVIADKPDTLESLLKIKSGSQTIGERTIDLIGKIGEKIAVSSYFHQTAQNNDLIFSYVHSNGKVGSLIKLTADKNLADNADFKTLGSDIAMQVAAQKPLAIDRDGICAQAVAKEKEICEEQVKNDPKNANKTAAVLEKIAEGKLSKFYKESTLLDQEFIKNDKMSVRQVIDETSVKIGAKISVSAMNMIELGANSVEESEE; encoded by the coding sequence ATGGATATTACCGCTTCGATGGTGGCACAGTTAAGAGAAAAAACCGGACTTGGAATGATGGATTGCAAAAAAGCGTTGACGGAAGCGGACGGGAATATGGCTTTTGCCGTTGAAAATTTGAGAAAGAAAGGCGCTGCGACCGCCGCAAAACGTTCGGGTAAGGCGACAAAAGAAGGTAAAGTCGTTTCGGTAACCGACGGAAAATTTTCGGCTATTATAGAAATTAATTGTGAAACGGAGCCCGTAGCGAAAGTCGAAGATTTTACGAATTTGCTCGAAGATATTAAAAAAGCGGTTATAGCCGATAAGCCCGATACTTTAGAATCGCTTTTAAAAATTAAGTCCGGTTCGCAGACTATCGGCGAAAGAACTATTGATTTGATTGGTAAAATCGGCGAGAAAATCGCCGTTTCGTCATATTTTCATCAAACCGCGCAAAACAATGACTTAATTTTTTCTTATGTACACTCAAACGGTAAAGTCGGTTCGTTGATTAAACTTACCGCAGATAAAAATTTAGCGGACAATGCTGATTTTAAGACTTTGGGAAGCGACATTGCGATGCAAGTCGCCGCCCAAAAGCCGCTTGCTATTGATAGAGACGGAATTTGTGCGCAAGCCGTCGCCAAAGAAAAAGAAATTTGCGAAGAACAAGTTAAAAACGATCCGAAAAACGCTAATAAGACGGCAGCCGTTTTGGAAAAAATCGCAGAAGGTAAATTATCTAAATTCTATAAAGAATCGACGCTGCTTGATCAGGAATTTATAAAAAACGATAAAATGTCCGTTCGGCAGGTGATTGACGAAACATCTGTAAAAATCGGCGCAAAAATTTCGGTCTCGGCTATGAATATGATCGAATTGGGCGCTAACAGCGTAGAGGAATCGGAGGAATAA